One genomic window of Vibrio parahaemolyticus includes the following:
- a CDS encoding transporter substrate-binding domain-containing protein: MKKILFALGICLLMVTQVVHAQSRLQEILDKGVLRVGTTGDWNPMTMKDPATNSYRGFDIDVTTELAKDLGVKVEYVATDWKTLVNGITANKYDITGSASLNMSRAKVAGYSQPYFYLAFVPVVQKKDLAKFSDWADFNKPDVKVAATLGTVQEKMVKEFFPSAQHIVIEAPARDFQELLARRADVSVTSNVEAATLVDKFKQLAIVPVKAPRRPTPIAMLLPQDDQVWINYINHWVELKKTQGFFKQTAQKWGLKSL, translated from the coding sequence ATGAAAAAGATTTTGTTTGCGCTAGGAATATGTCTGCTTATGGTCACTCAAGTTGTTCATGCTCAGAGCCGTCTTCAAGAAATTCTGGATAAAGGCGTGTTGAGAGTAGGGACGACTGGGGACTGGAATCCGATGACAATGAAAGATCCAGCCACGAACAGTTATCGTGGTTTTGATATTGATGTCACAACCGAGCTTGCTAAAGATTTGGGTGTCAAAGTGGAGTACGTTGCCACCGATTGGAAAACGCTGGTTAATGGCATTACGGCCAACAAGTACGACATCACTGGCAGTGCGTCTTTAAACATGTCGCGTGCGAAGGTGGCTGGTTATAGCCAACCCTATTTCTACTTGGCGTTTGTGCCAGTGGTGCAGAAAAAAGACCTCGCCAAATTCTCTGATTGGGCGGATTTTAATAAACCCGATGTGAAAGTGGCTGCGACGTTAGGTACGGTACAAGAAAAAATGGTGAAAGAGTTCTTCCCATCGGCGCAGCATATCGTGATTGAAGCCCCCGCGCGAGACTTCCAAGAGCTGTTGGCTCGCAGAGCGGATGTGTCTGTGACTTCCAATGTGGAAGCGGCGACGCTGGTGGACAAGTTCAAACAGTTGGCGATTGTGCCTGTGAAAGCACCTCGCAGACCGACTCCAATCGCCATGTTGTTACCACAAGACGACCAAGTCTGGATTAACTACATCAATCACTGGGTGGAGTTAAAAAAAACACAAGGCTTCTTTAAGCAGACTGCTCAGAAGTGGGGACTGAAAAGTTTATAA
- a CDS encoding amino acid ABC transporter permease codes for MTFRTLWLISLLLLTGCSDYQWGWYVLDPSTEQGITNLKFLVAGFNDTIQVSLLSMCFAMTLGLLIALPALSRSPTLKWMNRIYVEVIRSIPVLVLLLWVYYGMPTLLDVSLNHFWAGVIALTIAESAFMAEVFRGGIQAINRGQHEAAESLGLNYWQKMRLVILPQAFRQILPPLGNQFVYILKMSSLVSVIGLSDLTRRANELVVNEYLPLEIYTFLVLEYLLLILFVSQAVRWLEKRIAIPSY; via the coding sequence GTGACCTTTCGAACTCTATGGCTGATTTCGCTGCTGTTGTTAACGGGTTGCTCAGATTACCAATGGGGCTGGTATGTACTCGACCCGTCAACGGAACAAGGGATAACCAACCTAAAGTTTTTAGTCGCGGGGTTTAATGACACCATTCAAGTGTCACTCTTGAGTATGTGTTTTGCCATGACACTTGGGCTGCTGATTGCGTTGCCTGCACTTTCTCGCTCCCCAACGCTCAAATGGATGAATCGCATCTACGTTGAGGTGATCCGCTCAATCCCAGTATTGGTGTTGCTCTTATGGGTTTACTACGGCATGCCAACGCTGCTCGATGTCTCTCTCAATCATTTTTGGGCGGGGGTAATTGCACTGACTATCGCTGAAAGTGCGTTTATGGCAGAAGTATTTCGCGGTGGGATTCAAGCGATCAACCGAGGTCAGCATGAAGCGGCAGAATCACTTGGTTTGAATTATTGGCAGAAGATGCGCTTGGTGATTCTTCCGCAAGCATTTCGACAAATTTTACCGCCGTTAGGGAATCAGTTTGTCTACATTCTCAAAATGAGCTCTCTGGTGAGCGTAATCGGTTTAAGTGACTTAACGAGACGTGCCAACGAGTTAGTGGTGAATGAGTACTTACCGTTAGAAATTTATACCTTCTTGGTTCTGGAGTACTTGTTACTCATTCTATTCGTTTCTCAAGCAGTACGTTGGTTAGAAAAGCGTATCGCGATTCCCAGTTACTGA
- the glmU gene encoding bifunctional UDP-N-acetylglucosamine diphosphorylase/glucosamine-1-phosphate N-acetyltransferase GlmU produces MKFSAVILAAGKGTRMHSNMPKVLHTLAGKPMVKHVIDTCTGLGAQNIHLVFGHGGDQMQTTLADETVNWVLQADQLGTGHAVDQASPRFEDDEKILVLYGDVPLISPETIENLLDAQPTGGIALLTVMLDNPTGYGRIIRKNGPVVAIVEQKDASEEQKQIKEINTGVMVATGGDLKRWLSGLNNNNAQGEYYLTDVIAAAHDEGRAVEAVHPVNAIEVEGVNDRAQLARLERAFQSMQAQKLLEQGVMLRDPARFDLRGELQCGMDCEIDANVIIEGNVSLGDNVIIGTGCVLKDCEIDDNTIVRPYSVIEGATVGEECTVGPFTRLRPGAELRNDAHVGNFVEVKNARIGEGSKANHLTYLGDAEIGQRTNIGAGTITCNYDGANKFKTIIGNDVFVGSDSQLVAPVTIADGATIGAGTTLTKDVEEGELVITRVKERKITGWQRPVKQK; encoded by the coding sequence ATGAAATTCAGTGCTGTGATTCTTGCAGCGGGTAAAGGTACCCGTATGCACTCAAATATGCCTAAAGTGCTACACACTTTGGCAGGGAAGCCAATGGTTAAACATGTTATCGATACTTGTACTGGCCTTGGCGCACAAAACATTCACCTAGTCTTTGGTCACGGTGGTGATCAAATGCAAACTACACTTGCCGATGAGACTGTCAACTGGGTACTTCAAGCGGATCAGCTTGGTACTGGCCACGCGGTGGATCAGGCTTCTCCACGTTTCGAAGACGATGAAAAGATCCTAGTTCTTTATGGTGATGTTCCACTGATTTCTCCTGAAACCATTGAAAACCTACTTGATGCACAACCAACAGGTGGCATCGCGTTACTTACTGTAATGCTCGATAACCCGACCGGTTACGGCCGTATCATTCGTAAAAATGGTCCAGTGGTTGCTATCGTTGAGCAAAAAGACGCAAGCGAAGAACAAAAGCAAATTAAAGAGATCAACACTGGCGTAATGGTTGCGACTGGTGGTGATCTGAAGCGTTGGTTGTCTGGCTTAAACAACAACAATGCTCAAGGTGAGTACTACCTAACAGACGTTATTGCTGCTGCGCACGACGAAGGGCGTGCCGTTGAAGCGGTTCACCCAGTGAATGCCATTGAAGTTGAAGGTGTTAATGATCGCGCTCAACTTGCTCGTCTAGAGCGTGCGTTCCAATCTATGCAAGCACAAAAACTACTTGAACAAGGTGTGATGCTACGTGACCCTGCGCGTTTTGACTTACGCGGTGAGCTTCAGTGCGGTATGGATTGTGAAATCGATGCAAATGTCATCATCGAAGGTAACGTATCGCTGGGTGATAACGTCATTATCGGCACTGGTTGTGTGCTGAAAGATTGTGAAATCGACGACAACACTATCGTTCGTCCTTACAGTGTGATTGAAGGCGCAACCGTTGGTGAAGAATGCACCGTCGGTCCATTCACTCGTCTGCGTCCTGGTGCTGAGCTACGTAACGACGCGCACGTCGGTAACTTCGTGGAAGTGAAAAATGCACGCATTGGTGAAGGCTCTAAAGCAAACCACCTGACTTACCTTGGTGATGCGGAAATCGGTCAACGCACTAATATTGGTGCGGGCACGATTACGTGTAACTACGATGGCGCAAATAAGTTCAAGACCATCATTGGTAACGACGTGTTTGTTGGCTCTGATAGCCAGCTGGTGGCGCCTGTCACTATTGCTGATGGTGCCACTATCGGTGCTGGTACCACACTGACTAAAGACGTGGAAGAGGGTGAGTTAGTGATCACTCGCGTTAAAGAGCGTAAGATTACTGGTTGGCAACGTCCAGTTAAGCAAAAGTAA